Genomic DNA from Acuticoccus sp. MNP-M23:
CTGCGTCAGGCCATTGCCTTCCGCGTTTGCAAGACGAAGAAATTCATTCGCGATTGCAGCTGAATCATGCGGCACGATTAGTTACTCCAAAGATGGCTTGCGAATCACGATAGGGAGTCAAGACTTAATTTTCAATGCCACCGCCAAACCACACCCATTCCCCCGTCCGCGCCTTCTGCCGCTGCAACTGCCCACGCTGAAACGCCTTGTACAGCGACCGATCCACCCGCTTGGCGACGGCGCTCAACTCCTTGCCGTCGGCCCCGCTGATGCGCTCCGCGATCTGCCGGCATGACAGCGGCCCTGCCTCGCGCAGCGTCGTGTATATCAGCCGCCGCAGTTGCCCGCGCTTGAACATGGGGTTCTGCGCCACGGTGGGCATGGCGTCGTCGGGGTCATGCTCATAGCCGAGGATGCGCAACGTGCGGTCCATCGCGGCAATGTCGTCGTCCAACTCCACCAGGGCGGCACGGGCTTCTTGCCGCGTCCGGTATAGCTCGGCACGCTTCGTCATTATCCCGTTGATGGTCGGGCCAAAGCACTTCGTCTGGAATCTGTGGCGGCGTATGGTCATGCGCCAAGGGTAAGCGTTTCCGGGGCTTTCTGCTTGGTGCGTTTGCTACCGAAGGCCGCATCGGCGAGATGGAGGGTGCGCGAGGGAGGAAATCCCTCGCCTTGCCAACAAGAAAGCCGGCGCGCAGCGGCGTCCGGTCATGGCGCCGGATCAGGCCGAAGGGTCAGCGCCCCAGATGTCCCGGGCATAGCCGCGGATGGTGCGGTCGGACGAGAACCAGCCCGACCGCGCCGTGTTGAGAATTGCGCTTCGCACCCATGCAGCCGGGTCCTTCCATGCCGCGTCGACCCGGCGCTGGGCATCGAAATAGGCGTCGAAATCCGCGCACAGCATGAACCAGTCCTGATGGCGGAGATTGTCGGTGAGCTGGTGGAAGCGACCCGGATCGTCCGGCGAGAAGGCGCCGGTTTCGATCTGGCCGAGGACTTCGCGCAGGCGTGGTGAGTTCTCTATGAATTCGCCGGGGTTGTAGTGCCCGCGCAGCGCCGCCACCTCGCCGGTGTTGAGGCCGAAGATGAAGATGTTCTCCGGCCCCACCCGTTCGGCAATCTCCACATTGGCGCCATCCAGGGTGCCGATGGTGAGCGCGCCGTTGAGGGCAAACTTCATGTTTCCGGTGCCGGACGCTTCCATCCCAGCCGTGGAGATCTGCTCGGAAAGGTTCGCGGCCGGGATCAGGCGCTCGGCCATGGAAACATTGTAGTTGGCCGGGAACACGATGCGCAGCCGCCCGTCCAGGCTTTCATCCGTGTTCACCACAGCGGCCACATCGTTGATAAGCTTGATGATGAGCTTGGCCATCTGGTAGCCCGGCGCCGCCTTGCCGCCGAACATCTTTACGCGGGGGGTCCAGTCTGCCGCAGGGTTGCGCTTCATTTCATTGTAAAGCGCGACGGTCTCCAGAATGTTGAGGAGCTGCCGCTTGTATTCGTGGAGCCGCTTGATCTGGACATCGAACATCGCGTCCGGGTCGATGGCGACACCGGAGCGGCGGGCGATGAAGTCGCTGAGGCGGCGCTTGTTGTCCCGCTTGGCGGCGGCGAACCGCTCGCGGAACGCAGCGTCGTCGGCATATGGCGCGACCGCTTCAAGGGCTTCCAGATCGCTGATCCAGCGGTCGCCGATCGTGTCCAGCAGAAGCGTACGAAGGGGCGGGTTGCAGCTGTAGAGCCACCGGCGCGGGGTGACGCCGTTGGTCTCGTTGACCACGCGGTCCGGATGCAGATCGTTCAGTTCGCCGAACACCGTCTGCTTGACGAGCTCGGTATGGAGCGCGGAAACCCCGTTGACCCGGCGTGCCATGATGAAGGCGAGATTGCCCATGCGGACCTCGCCATGGTCGATGGCGCGGACATCGGCGCTGATCGTGCGCCCCTTCGCCGCGCAGTCGCTGGCATGGCGCTCGTCGATCCGCTCGATCAGGCCGATATGGCGCGGCAGCACATGGCGCATCAGGTCATAGGACCAGCGCTCCAGCGCTTCGGGCATCAAGGTGTGGTTGGTGTAGTTGAGGCAGCCGGACGCGATGTCATAGGCGGCATCGAAGGAGAGACCGCGCTCGTCCACCAGAAGGCGGATCAGCTCGGGACCGGCAATGGCGGGATGGGTATCGTTGAGCTGGATTGCCACCTTGTGGGGCAGCAACGACAGGTCACCATATTGCTTTTCGAACCGGCGCAGAATGTCGCGCAGCGACGCGGCAGTGAAGAAATATTCCTGTCGCAGCC
This window encodes:
- a CDS encoding glycogen/starch/alpha-glucan phosphorylase, whose translation is MDDFSITDFASARTAGADALRKRIEHHLVFSFGKDRNAAQLTDWRLALSRAIRDEVVVPWFETTRRVYRQDGKRVYYLSLEFLIGRLLHDATVNLGLEDKARAAMESIGIDYDRVVLDEPDAALGNGGLGRLAACFMDSMASIGLPAYGYGIRYDHGLFRQGFDHGWQTEEAEDWLAQSHVFEFERAEAAIPVGYGGEVVPGSGDSARWNPAETVIAAAYDTPIPGWQGKWVNTLRLWAAQPTRAFELSAFNRGEHVAAATPAILARTISRVLYPDDSTPQGRELRLRQEYFFTAASLRDILRRFEKQYGDLSLLPHKVAIQLNDTHPAIAGPELIRLLVDERGLSFDAAYDIASGCLNYTNHTLMPEALERWSYDLMRHVLPRHIGLIERIDERHASDCAAKGRTISADVRAIDHGEVRMGNLAFIMARRVNGVSALHTELVKQTVFGELNDLHPDRVVNETNGVTPRRWLYSCNPPLRTLLLDTIGDRWISDLEALEAVAPYADDAAFRERFAAAKRDNKRRLSDFIARRSGVAIDPDAMFDVQIKRLHEYKRQLLNILETVALYNEMKRNPAADWTPRVKMFGGKAAPGYQMAKLIIKLINDVAAVVNTDESLDGRLRIVFPANYNVSMAERLIPAANLSEQISTAGMEASGTGNMKFALNGALTIGTLDGANVEIAERVGPENIFIFGLNTGEVAALRGHYNPGEFIENSPRLREVLGQIETGAFSPDDPGRFHQLTDNLRHQDWFMLCADFDAYFDAQRRVDAAWKDPAAWVRSAILNTARSGWFSSDRTIRGYARDIWGADPSA